One window of Quercus robur chromosome 5, dhQueRobu3.1, whole genome shotgun sequence genomic DNA carries:
- the LOC126728703 gene encoding uncharacterized protein LOC126728703, giving the protein MDADFLEKIQKLQLTTEEDETITIRPVRRKEILDEYSLSLVGKFLTKKPINLRAAKNLLRSMWKMGDDLKIVEVGDGLLQFKFTLESQLLWVRNNGPWCFDNHMLAVKRWEKGMTSRSVTFTHLPFWVQVWGLPFDLMTEEAGHDIGRGLGKVIEVDSKAFKADQARFLRIRAEIPLDKPLRRGGPVVSPEGDEVRVAFRYERLVGWCFACGRIGHDQKECSMVGGEDTGNRTYGEWMKAGTRIRADEQRNNQYSPRHRRTEPATQTDHNQNRASPTTPINAETDKPKNKETDTMSPTHTLRTLTQSIPQQLLHDTVQVDANISGNMVNAHSRSTNMETENGDHALYYVPISYGESNASHTPSTKESRATVNEPKTTRTATWKRIPKQGLPKNKTEEEDRVPVGKKRQSETSELDDGQDITTSNKRLKGVAGSTQPTSPTVVAASQPRRSQ; this is encoded by the coding sequence ATGGACGCAGACTTCTTAGAAAAGATCCAAAAACTGCAGCTTACTACAGAAGAAGACGAAACTATAACCATACGTCCAGTGAGGAGAAAAGAGATCCTGGATGAATACTCTCTAAGTTTAGTCGGGAAGTTTCTAACCAAAAAACCGATTAACTTAAGAGCAGCAAAGAACCTACTACGATCTATGTGGAAGATGGGGGACGACCTGAAGATTGTCGAGGTAGGCGATGGTTTATTACAATTTAAATTTACGCTGGAAAGCCAACTACTATGGGTGCGGAACAATGGTCCATGGTGTTTTGATAACCATATGCTGGCTGTAAAGAGATGGGAGAAAGGCATGACGAGTAGATCAGTCACATTCACGCACCTCCCCTTTTGGGTCCAAGTGTGGGGCCTCCCCTTTGATCTAATGACTGAAGAAGCAGGTCACGATATTGGGAGGGGACTCGGAAAAGTTATTGAAGTAGATAGTAAGGCCTTCAAAGCTGACCAAGCCCGTTTCTTGAGAATACGAGCTGAAATACCATTAGACAAACCACTACGACGGGGTGGTCCAGTGGTTAGCCCGGAGGGAGATGAAGTACGTGTGGCATTTCGATACGAGCGCTTGGTTGGGTGGTGCTTCGCATGTGGCAGAATTGGACATGATCAGAAAGAATGTAGCATGGTCGGAGGGGAAGACACAGGAAACCGAACTTATGGGGAATGGATGAAAGCCGGTACTCGCATCCGTGCCGATGAGCAGAGGAACAACCAATACAGTCCACGGCATCGCCGGACTGAACCAGCCACCCAAACTGACCATAACCAGAACAGAGCTAGCCCTACCACGCCCATTAATGCAGAAACGGACAAGCCGAAAAACAAGGAAACCGATACGATGAGCCCCACCCACACGTTACGCACGTTAACGCAATCAATACCCCAGCAATTACTCCATGATACGGTACAGGTGGATGCGAATATTTCAGGAAATATGGTTAATGCACATTCACGCTCGACCaatatggaaactgaaaacggTGATCATGCCCTTTATTACGTGCCAATCAGTTACGGGGAATCAAATGCAAGTCACACGCCGTCTACCAAGGAGTCACGTGCAACTGTTAATGAACCAAAAACAACACGCACAGCTACTTGGAAGAGGATACCAAAACAGGGGCTgcccaaaaacaaaacagaggaggaagacCGTGTACCAGTGGGGAAGAAGAGACAATCTGAAACCAGTGAGCTTGATGATGGACAGGATATCACAACCAGCAACAAACGGCTTAAGGGTGTGGCCGGATCAACACAACCTACATCTCCAACGGTGGTGGCTGCGTCACAGCCCCGCCGATCGCAATGA